The window GGTGAAAGCCAGCTCCCCACGGTACAGAGGAACCTAGCTGCGATTTGAGGCCCACTATTAAGAGAATTGCAATAACCAGAGATCCCAAGGGCCTGGCAAAGCTTCCCCTGAAAGGGAAAGTGGAGCAggggcagcccctgctccatCCTCTGCCACAAGAACTGCTCTGAGTGGACCTGGCTGGGCAGTAGCTGCTCTGAACCCATTTACCTGTGGCGTTTCCTTGTCAGATGCTGTGCCATGGAAGAAGAGGTGCTGGACTCCGCTTCTCCTGAAATAGCGCAGTTTGTTTAGCCAGACCATGCTGTCAACATTAGTCCTGGCTGGGGTCACTCGTTGCCTTGCTTCTTGTGAGCCGCATGCTTCCAGAAAAGTCCCTTTGGCCTTCCTTGGGCTCTCAGTGATGCTGGCTGGGGCAGGGCTCAGTCTTGGGGGGAGCTCCTCTATGCCACATGTGCTGCCATTGCTGTCCAGGCTGGACGGGGAGGGGGAGAACAGTACTTGGTCCAGTTGCGTGCTGGCCCGGGAGCTCGAGTCTCTGTTATACATGGTGGTGCTGCAACCTggctctgggctgcaggaggagctgtggtGGCTGGAGGCAGGGGAGAAGCTGCTCTTGTTCTCCACTTTTCCTACTGTGTCCATGGCAGCACCAGGCTGCACGGGATTGCCATGAAAGcgtgctgcagggctcagctctgcACTCACCTCCTCCTCTTGCTTTGTGATGAAGCAAAGCTGGAGAGGGGATGTGTGTATGATGTGGGAAGTAGACACCTGCTCCTGGACAGTACAGTCTGCAGCTGGGGGAGGACTACAGCTGTCCTCGTTTGTCAGGTCAATGATGGGGATGCAGCTCCACGGCAGCGGCTCTGAGTTTGTGTCCTCCTTGGTGAGATCGATAATCTCCTGCGGGGACAAAAACGTCAGCGCTGTCAGCGCTGATGGCATCTGAGTGCCTCGGTCCCCCCTGCCAGGTACCTCTGCTACAGCGGCACCGTCCTGCCCCCGCTCACCCAAGAGAGCCCCGGGGACCAGGGAACATGAAGAGAAACCGGGAGCCcggccgtggggctggggcaggccccaggcagcagccctgtgccgTGCTGACGGCCTCGGCGGAGCCCGGCCCGCGCTCTTCTCCCCGCCCCTCAGCCTCCCCTGGGTCGCGCACGCAGGCAGGGCCCAGCACTACCTTCACGTCCATCACATCGCGGCACGGCTAGGACACCACGGAAGCTTTTGTAAAGATCTGCAAGAAAATCAGTTTCAATCCATTTTTCCTGCCCGatgcctgctgccttccctcGGGAGGGCCTCGCGCAGCCCggccgccgcccggccccgccgcccgccgcgtCCCCTCGGTACCGGGCACCAACTGCCGTGGAATCGCGGCCGACGGCTGAGGGGGCCCGGCACCCCGCCGCCCTACGTTGCGCCGCGGGccgcctgcctgcctgcctgccggggatggggacggggcGGGCGGACGGGGCTCCCCTCGGCCAAAGCCCGAGGCGAGGGCAGAGCCGCAGCGCTTCGtgcgggagcggggcgggccCGGCCGCAGACTCACCGCGgggggcgggggcggcggcggcgggggggaGCGGCCGCCCTCCGAGCCCGAATCGCTGATGAGGACGGCCCCGTCGCACATCTCCGCTGCGGGCGCCCTccgcgggccgggccgggccgtgccgCGCCGCGGCGGCGGAAGCTGCGTCaagggcggcggggcggggcggggcggggcggtcggcgcggcgcggcggggcgggcaTGGCGGTGTCGCCCTACGTGCAGGCCATGCAGGAGCTGTTCCGCGCCAACACGCGCAGCCGCGAGTTCCCGGCGCACGGCGCCAAGGTGCACTCGGTGGCGTGGAGCTGCTGCGGCCGCCGCCTCGCGTCCGGATCCTTCGATAAGACCGCCAGCGTCTTCCTGCTGGAGAAGGACCGGCTGGTGAGCGGAGGCGGGAACGGGCCGGGAGCGGCGCTCGGGGCTGCGGGCTGCGCTGGGTGAGGAGCGGGCGGGCTGGGGCCGGGCGGGAAGATGCGGGGACAGAGGGAAATGGGAGCGGGGTGCTGGGCCGGGCTGCCGGCTCTCGTACCACCGCTGGATGATGGAATGgttgcgttggaagggaccttaaaggcccCGAGCCCTGCCGCGGGCTGGCTGCCGCCCCCTCGATCGGGCTGCCCGGGTCCCCATCcgtggccttgggcacctccgGGGGTGGGGCCACGgctctcctctttctccaggTAAAAGAGAACAACTACCGGGGCCACGGTGACAGCGTGGATCAGCTCTGCTGGCACCCCAGCAACCCCGACCTCTTTGTCACCGCGTCCGGGGACAAAACCATCCGCATCTGGGACGTCCGCACCACCAAGTGCATCGCCACCGTCAACACCAAAGGTGGGTCCCTGCCTCGCTGGGGGTCAGTGACGCGGCCCTCCGCTGGTACTGGTGACTGAGGGATCTTTGCACACTGCTTTTAGTTTTGTATCTCACTCAGCCGACTTCAGCTGGTGTAAGGGGCAGCGGCGAACACGAGCGCTGCTTTCCGCTGGTGTCAGGAGTGGAGACACTGGTGAGCTGTGCTGCCGGCTGTTAAAGGGCCGTGGGAACTTGTCTGGAGTCTGTGGGCAAGAAGGCTGGAGGCTGGGGAAGGCGTGTTTGCAAAGAGAGACATGGTGGAAGTCCAAGTTTACGTGGATTCATAAAGCAGCCATTCAGATTAATGGGTTGATTAACCCAGCTACCATCTCTGGCCTAAGAAATCTCTGTCTTCCAACTGTCAGGGATGAAAATGGAGTTGTAAGGTGGTGTACCTGCAACATACCTTGATCCTCCCCTCGTTCACATGTGTGTACTGTTGGCTGTTGCATTTTCTGGATATTGAAGATCACTGGGTTAAGAGGGTCTTTTGATTTGACCTTGCTTGGTGGTTGCTGTGTCTAAAATGGAACGGATGCAGTCATATTGGCTTGAAGTTACAGTCCTaagtttaattttcagtgcagaGTTTGAGTGTTAAATTGCAGACCTGGAAGTTCTTCCCATATGGGAGTGATTCAGTTAGTGGAGCAGCCTCagatcagaaataaaagcctCCTGTCTCCTTGACATGCTGTGGCTCTTGCAAACTGCTGGGTGGAAACGGgacctgctgcttttctgtcccTCTAGGGGAGAACATCAACATTTGTTGGAGCCCTGATGGACAGACCATTGCGGTGGGGAACAAGGATGATGTTGTCACCTTCATTGATGCAAAGACGCATCGCTCCAAAGCTGAGGAACAGTTCAAGTTTGAGGTGAATGAGATCTCCTGGAACAACGATAACAACATGTTCTTCCTCACTAATGGGAATGGCTGCATCAACATCCTCAGGTGGGTCCCTGTGGCAGCCGGTGGGTCTGGTACCAAGGCTGGCTGCCCTGGTGCATCGCTGTTAGCAGTTTGCAAacccctctgctgcttttggggAACCAGAGTCCCACACTTGAGTGATTCCCAGTCACTGTAATGGGAGGAAACTTGCCCGGAAGGAAGTTGCCCCGGTTCTGGGCTGGGCTCCCTGTGTGTGACTGcgatgcttttcctttttcactcaACACTTGAAGTTTCCAGCAGTGTCACCCTGCACTGTTTGTTTCACGCCTGGTCCCGGTGTGTCTCACACCTGTCCTGCTTGCACGCAGGCCCTATGCTTCTCTCACTGCTTCCTGCCCTCTCCCTTCATCTCCGCAGCTACCCAGAACTGAAACCCATTCAGTCCATCAATGCCCATCCTTCAAACTGCATCTGCATCAAGTTTGATCCCATGGGGAAGTACTTTGCCACGGGCAGTGCTGATGCGCTAGTCAGCCTCTGGGATGTGGATGAACTGGTGTGTGTGAGGTGCTTCTCC of the Numida meleagris isolate 19003 breed g44 Domestic line chromosome 12, NumMel1.0, whole genome shotgun sequence genome contains:
- the THOC3 gene encoding THO complex subunit 3, encoding MAVSPYVQAMQELFRANTRSREFPAHGAKVHSVAWSCCGRRLASGSFDKTASVFLLEKDRLVKENNYRGHGDSVDQLCWHPSNPDLFVTASGDKTIRIWDVRTTKCIATVNTKGENINICWSPDGQTIAVGNKDDVVTFIDAKTHRSKAEEQFKFEVNEISWNNDNNMFFLTNGNGCINILSYPELKPIQSINAHPSNCICIKFDPMGKYFATGSADALVSLWDVDELVCVRCFSRLDWPVRTLSFSHDGKMLASASEDHFIDIAEVETGEKLWEVQCESPTFTVAWHPKRPLLAFACDDKDGKYDSSREAGTVKLFGLPNDS